A genomic segment from Lutibacter sp. A80 encodes:
- a CDS encoding MarC family protein, giving the protein MLINFKEILTATMVLFAVIDVIGNIPIIIDLRAKFGQIQSEKASIIAGVIMIAFLYLGTSILNLIGIDVNSFAVAGALILFFIALEMILGVSLYKEEETNARTISVFPLAFPLIAGPGSLTTLLSLRSEFATVNILIAIIINLFFMYTVLKTSNKLGKFIGDNGILIIRKVFGVILLAISVKLFTSNIQDLMSLNL; this is encoded by the coding sequence ATGTTAATTAATTTTAAAGAAATACTTACTGCAACTATGGTATTATTTGCGGTTATAGATGTAATTGGAAATATTCCAATTATTATTGATTTACGTGCAAAATTTGGACAAATTCAATCTGAAAAAGCTTCTATTATTGCGGGTGTAATAATGATTGCCTTTTTATATTTAGGAACAAGTATTCTAAATTTAATTGGAATTGATGTTAATTCTTTTGCTGTTGCAGGTGCCTTAATTTTATTTTTTATTGCATTAGAGATGATTTTAGGTGTTTCGCTTTATAAAGAAGAAGAAACAAATGCAAGAACAATTTCTGTTTTTCCATTAGCATTTCCTTTAATTGCAGGCCCTGGAAGTTTAACAACCTTACTTTCTTTACGTTCCGAATTTGCTACTGTTAATATTTTAATTGCAATAATTATTAATTTGTTTTTTATGTATACTGTGCTTAAGACTTCTAATAAACTAGGTAAATTTATTGGCGATAATGGTATTTTAATTATTAGAAAAGTTTTTGGAGTAATTTTACTAGCTATTTCGGTAAAATTATTTACTTCAAACATTCAAGATTTAATGTCTTTAAATTTATAG
- a CDS encoding FAD-dependent oxidoreductase translates to MKYFDVLIIGGSAAGLSSALILGSAIKKPFAEGKKIGIITHQKTSALNNAELNNVLGFDKGTKGGAILKKGLLQLAEDFPHIEQIEKEKVVSVTGSTPNFIVKTNKNEYSAAIIVMAIGPSNLFNIEGLTEYVTPHTSIPPQKEKIMLKNNNHLVKDGLYVAGVLAGWRSQYAIAAGSGALVATDILTLWNNGNHTMVHDVIE, encoded by the coding sequence ATGAAATATTTCGATGTTTTAATTATTGGTGGAAGTGCAGCAGGTTTATCTAGTGCCTTAATTTTAGGTTCTGCAATAAAAAAACCGTTTGCTGAAGGAAAAAAAATAGGAATTATAACGCATCAAAAAACTTCTGCATTAAATAATGCTGAGTTAAATAATGTATTAGGTTTTGATAAAGGAACCAAAGGAGGTGCTATTCTTAAAAAAGGATTATTGCAATTAGCAGAAGATTTTCCTCATATCGAACAAATAGAAAAAGAAAAAGTGGTTTCTGTAACTGGTTCTACACCTAATTTTATAGTTAAAACCAATAAAAATGAATATAGTGCAGCTATAATTGTTATGGCAATTGGACCTTCAAATTTATTTAATATTGAAGGTTTAACAGAGTATGTAACGCCACATACAAGTATTCCTCCACAAAAAGAGAAAATAATGCTAAAAAACAACAATCATTTAGTTAAAGATGGACTTTATGTGGCAGGTGTTTTGGCAGGTTGGAGAAGTCAATACGCAATAGCTGCAGGGAGTGGAGCTTTAGTTGCTACAGATATTTTAACTTTATGGAATAACGGAAACCACACTATGGTTCACGATGTTATTGAGTAA
- the sufD gene encoding Fe-S cluster assembly protein SufD, translated as MDLKEKLVSSFLAFENKGGLDLDSKSHNIRTKAIHNFEKKGFPTKKDEEWKYTSLNSLLKNDYSLFPETKKAVEFKHVREYSINEIESYTLVFIDGVFSSFLSNTTHDECDVCVLSSAFTRPKYKMVVDNYFNTIAKKSNSLTELNTAFSVEGAFINIPKNTVVPKPIQILHFSTGSEAEVMLNPRNLIVVGENSHVQIIERHQNLSKNTVLTNAVTEIFAHKRAIIDFYKIQNDTENSSLIDSTFVSQKQQSVASVHTYSFGGKLTRNNLEFHQEGEYITSNLNGISILNNKQHVDNHTLVNHKFPNCESHELYKGIYADKSTGVFNGKVIVQQAAQKTNAFQQNNNIIIDDGASINAKPQLEIFADDVKCSHGCTIGQLDESALFYMQSRGIPKKEAKALLLFAFGNEVVEKIKIPQLKTRITMLIAKNLGVNLGFDF; from the coding sequence ATGGATTTAAAAGAAAAATTAGTTTCTTCATTCTTAGCATTTGAAAATAAAGGTGGATTAGATTTAGATTCTAAATCACATAATATTAGAACCAAAGCTATTCATAATTTCGAAAAAAAAGGTTTTCCAACTAAAAAAGATGAAGAATGGAAATATACAAGCTTAAACTCGTTATTAAAAAACGACTACAGCCTTTTTCCTGAAACAAAAAAAGCTGTTGAATTTAAACATGTAAGAGAATATTCAATAAACGAAATAGAGTCTTATACTTTAGTTTTTATTGATGGTGTTTTTAGCTCTTTTTTATCAAACACAACACACGATGAATGCGATGTTTGTGTATTATCTTCTGCCTTTACGCGTCCAAAATATAAAATGGTAGTAGATAATTATTTCAATACCATTGCAAAAAAAAGCAATAGTTTAACAGAATTAAATACTGCTTTTTCGGTTGAAGGAGCTTTTATTAATATTCCAAAAAACACCGTTGTACCAAAACCTATACAAATTTTACATTTCTCTACAGGAAGTGAAGCAGAAGTAATGCTTAACCCTAGAAACTTAATAGTTGTTGGAGAAAATTCTCATGTCCAAATTATTGAACGCCATCAAAACCTATCAAAAAATACTGTACTTACTAATGCTGTTACAGAAATTTTCGCTCATAAACGTGCTATTATAGATTTTTACAAAATTCAAAATGACACCGAAAATTCATCATTAATCGACAGTACTTTTGTTTCACAAAAACAACAAAGTGTTGCCTCTGTTCATACATATTCTTTTGGAGGAAAATTAACGAGAAATAATTTAGAGTTTCATCAAGAAGGTGAATATATTACATCTAATTTAAACGGTATCTCAATTCTAAATAATAAACAACATGTAGATAACCACACTTTGGTTAATCATAAATTCCCTAATTGTGAAAGTCACGAATTATATAAAGGAATTTATGCCGATAAATCTACAGGTGTATTTAATGGAAAAGTAATTGTGCAACAAGCTGCACAAAAAACAAATGCTTTTCAACAAAACAACAATATTATAATTGATGATGGGGCTAGTATTAATGCAAAACCTCAATTAGAAATTTTTGCTGATGATGTAAAATGTTCTCACGGTTGTACTATTGGTCAATTAGACGAAAGTGCACTATTTTATATGCAATCTAGAGGTATTCCTAAAAAAGAAGCTAAAGCTTTATTATTATTTGCCTTTGGAAATGAAGTAGTTGAAAAAATTAAAATACCTCAACTAAAAACAAGAATTACAATGCTAATTGCAAAAAACTTAGGTGTTAATTTAGGTTTTGACTTTTAA
- the sufC gene encoding Fe-S cluster assembly ATPase SufC yields the protein MLKVKNLHASINDKEILKGINLEIKPGEVHAIMGPNGSGKSTLSAVIAGKEEFEVTEGAVVLDNEDLEDLAPEERAHKGIFLSFQYPVEIPGVTVTNFIKTAINETRKAKGLEELPAKDMLKLIREKADLLEIDRKFLSRSLNEGFSGGEKKRNEIFQMAMLEPKLAILDETDSGLDIDALKVVANGVNKLKSKDNAVLVITHYQRLLDYIVPDFVHVLYNGKIVKSGGKELALELEAKGYDWLK from the coding sequence ATGTTAAAAGTAAAAAATTTACACGCAAGTATCAACGATAAAGAGATTTTAAAAGGTATAAATCTTGAAATAAAACCAGGTGAAGTACATGCTATAATGGGGCCAAATGGTTCTGGAAAAAGTACACTTTCAGCTGTTATTGCCGGAAAAGAAGAATTTGAAGTAACAGAAGGCGCTGTTGTTTTAGACAACGAAGACTTGGAAGATTTAGCTCCTGAAGAAAGAGCACATAAAGGTATATTCTTATCTTTTCAATACCCTGTTGAAATTCCTGGAGTAACCGTTACAAACTTTATTAAAACTGCAATTAACGAAACTCGTAAAGCTAAAGGTTTAGAAGAGTTACCAGCTAAAGATATGCTGAAACTTATTCGTGAAAAAGCCGATTTATTAGAAATTGATAGAAAATTCTTATCACGTTCTTTAAATGAAGGTTTTTCTGGAGGTGAAAAAAAACGTAACGAAATTTTTCAAATGGCAATGTTGGAACCTAAACTTGCTATTTTAGATGAAACAGATTCGGGCTTAGATATAGACGCTTTAAAAGTTGTAGCAAATGGGGTAAATAAACTTAAAAGCAAAGACAATGCAGTGTTAGTTATTACGCATTACCAGCGTTTATTAGATTATATTGTTCCAGATTTTGTACATGTTTTATACAATGGTAAAATTGTAAAATCTGGCGGAAAAGAATTAGCTTTAGAACTAGAAGCTAAAGGTTACGACTGGTTAAAATAA
- the sufB gene encoding Fe-S cluster assembly protein SufB, whose protein sequence is MSKFTEDDLKKELETKEYEYGFYTDIEADKFPVGLNEEVVIAISKKKNEPEWMTLWRLEAFKVWKEMEEPDWANVNYEKPNFQDISYYSAPKQKPKLDSLDQVDPELLKTFEKLGISIDEQKRLSNVAVDVVMDSVSVATTFKKTLNEKGIIFCPISEAIQEHPELVKKYLGTIVPKTDNFYAALNSAVFSDGSFCYIPKGVTCPMELSTYFRINEGGTGQFERTLVVADKGSFVSYLEGCTAPARDENQLHAAVVELIALDDAEIKYSTVQNWFPGDAEGKGGVYNFVTKRGLCEKNAKISWTQVETGSAVTWKYPSCVLKGDNSVGEFYSIAVTNNYQQADTGTKMIHLGNNTKSTIISKGISAGHSQNSYRGLVQVGARSKNARNFSQCDSLLMGDLCGAHTFPYIEAKNKTAQIEHEATTSKIGEDQLFYCNQRGIDTEKAIALIVNGFGKEVLNKLPMEFAVEAQKLLEISLEGSVG, encoded by the coding sequence ATGAGTAAATTTACTGAAGACGATTTAAAAAAAGAACTCGAAACAAAAGAGTACGAATACGGTTTTTACACAGATATTGAAGCTGATAAGTTTCCTGTTGGTTTAAATGAAGAAGTTGTAATTGCAATTTCTAAAAAGAAAAACGAACCTGAATGGATGACCTTATGGCGTTTAGAAGCTTTTAAAGTTTGGAAAGAAATGGAAGAACCAGACTGGGCGAATGTTAATTATGAAAAACCAAATTTTCAAGATATTAGTTATTATTCTGCTCCAAAACAAAAACCAAAATTAGACAGTTTAGATCAAGTTGATCCAGAATTGCTAAAAACTTTTGAAAAACTTGGTATTTCAATTGACGAACAAAAACGCTTATCAAATGTAGCTGTTGATGTTGTAATGGACTCCGTTTCTGTTGCAACTACTTTCAAAAAAACATTAAACGAAAAAGGGATTATATTTTGCCCAATTTCTGAAGCCATACAAGAACATCCAGAATTGGTGAAAAAATATTTAGGAACCATTGTTCCAAAAACAGATAATTTTTATGCTGCTTTAAATTCAGCAGTATTTTCCGATGGATCTTTCTGTTACATTCCAAAAGGAGTTACCTGCCCTATGGAGCTTTCAACCTATTTTAGAATTAACGAAGGTGGTACTGGTCAGTTTGAACGCACATTAGTTGTTGCAGATAAAGGAAGCTTTGTTAGTTATTTAGAAGGCTGTACAGCACCTGCACGTGATGAAAATCAGTTACACGCAGCTGTTGTTGAACTAATTGCATTAGATGATGCCGAAATAAAATATTCTACTGTTCAAAACTGGTTTCCTGGTGATGCAGAAGGAAAAGGTGGTGTTTACAATTTTGTAACTAAACGTGGTTTATGCGAAAAAAATGCCAAAATCTCTTGGACACAAGTAGAAACTGGAAGTGCTGTTACTTGGAAATACCCAAGTTGTGTTTTAAAAGGTGATAATTCTGTTGGAGAGTTTTACTCAATTGCGGTTACCAACAACTACCAACAAGCGGATACTGGTACAAAAATGATTCACTTAGGAAATAATACTAAAAGTACAATTATATCTAAAGGAATTTCAGCCGGACATTCGCAAAATTCATATAGAGGTTTGGTTCAAGTTGGTGCTAGATCTAAAAATGCGCGTAATTTTTCGCAATGCGATTCACTTTTAATGGGAGATTTGTGTGGTGCACATACTTTCCCATACATTGAAGCTAAAAACAAAACAGCTCAAATAGAACACGAAGCAACAACAAGTAAAATTGGTGAAGATCAACTATTTTATTGCAATCAACGTGGTATAGATACTGAAAAAGCTATTGCACTAATTGTAAACGGATTTGGAAAAGAAGTATTAAATAAATTACCTATGGAATTTGCTGTTGAAGCTCAAAAATTACTAGAAATTAGTTTAGAAGGTTCAGTAGGTTAA
- a CDS encoding iron-sulfur cluster assembly accessory protein, with product MIKVSEIAKKKVVELMTDDGFDPKVDFVRVGVKSGGCSGLSYDLKFDKENKEGDKVFEDNGIKIIVDKKSFLYLVGTTLEYSGGLNGTGFVFNNPNAQRTCGCGESFSL from the coding sequence ATGATAAAAGTTTCAGAAATAGCAAAAAAGAAAGTTGTAGAACTTATGACTGATGATGGCTTTGACCCAAAAGTTGACTTTGTAAGAGTTGGTGTTAAAAGTGGTGGTTGCTCAGGACTTTCATACGATTTAAAATTTGACAAAGAAAACAAAGAAGGTGATAAGGTTTTTGAAGATAATGGTATAAAAATTATTGTTGACAAAAAAAGTTTTTTGTATTTAGTTGGCACAACATTAGAATATTCTGGCGGATTAAACGGAACTGGTTTTGTTTTTAACAATCCAAATGCGCAACGTACATGTGGTTGTGGAGAATCATTTTCTTTATAA
- the thiL gene encoding thiamine-phosphate kinase, producing MIEDKNQTRTSLSELGEFKLIKHLTQNFKIAQSTTVKGVGDDAAVLDFKNKQMLVTTDLLIEGVHFDLSYMPLKHLGYKAVMANLSDVYAMNGVASQITVSIAVSNRFPLEAIEELYEGIHLACKNYTVDLVGGDTTSSVTGLLISVTAIGEVDKQEVVYRNSAKPNDLLVVSGDIGAAYLGLQVLEREKQVFEVNPNSQPDLTNYSYLIERQLKPEARKDIVKLLKDLKVKPTAMIDISDGLSSEILHICEQSEVGCNLYEEKIPLDPQVIATCEEFELNSTTIALSGGEDYELLFTISQEDFPKIKGNPHLTVIGHIADKSIGANLVTRAGQQIKLTAQGWKALD from the coding sequence ATGATAGAAGATAAAAATCAAACACGTACAAGTTTGTCTGAATTAGGCGAATTTAAACTTATAAAACACTTAACTCAAAATTTTAAGATAGCACAATCTACTACAGTAAAAGGAGTTGGAGACGATGCCGCTGTGTTAGATTTTAAAAATAAACAAATGTTGGTTACAACAGATTTGTTGATTGAGGGTGTACATTTTGATTTAAGTTATATGCCACTTAAGCATCTTGGTTATAAGGCTGTTATGGCTAATTTATCTGATGTGTATGCTATGAATGGTGTTGCAAGCCAAATAACAGTTTCAATTGCTGTTTCTAACCGTTTTCCGTTAGAGGCAATTGAAGAATTATATGAAGGAATTCATTTAGCTTGTAAAAATTATACAGTTGATTTAGTGGGCGGAGATACCACATCTTCGGTTACTGGTTTACTAATAAGTGTTACTGCAATTGGTGAGGTAGATAAGCAAGAAGTTGTATATAGAAATTCTGCAAAACCAAACGATTTGCTTGTGGTGTCAGGTGATATAGGTGCTGCATATTTAGGGTTACAAGTATTAGAGAGAGAAAAACAAGTTTTTGAAGTAAATCCGAATTCACAACCAGATTTAACAAATTATTCTTACTTAATTGAACGACAATTAAAACCTGAGGCTAGAAAAGATATTGTAAAATTATTGAAAGATTTAAAAGTGAAACCAACTGCTATGATTGACATTTCAGATGGGCTTTCATCTGAAATTTTACATATTTGTGAGCAATCTGAAGTTGGATGTAATTTGTATGAAGAAAAAATTCCATTAGATCCTCAAGTTATTGCTACTTGTGAAGAATTTGAATTAAATAGCACAACTATTGCCTTAAGTGGTGGTGAAGATTACGAGTTGTTATTTACAATTTCTCAAGAAGATTTCCCTAAAATTAAAGGGAATCCACATTTAACAGTTATAGGACATATTGCTGATAAAAGTATTGGTGCAAATTTAGTAACCAGAGCTGGGCAACAAATAAAATTAACAGCTCAAGGTTGGAAAGCGTTGGATTAG
- a CDS encoding alpha/beta fold hydrolase, giving the protein MTFAYKNTTINFTSNGTGKTIVLLHGFLENSTMWNSISQEISKKYRIICIDLLGHGASENHGYIHTMQDQAAMVIAVLKHLRIRKYILVGHSMGGYIALEICKLVPNNIKGLCLMNSTALPDSKEKKANRDRAIIAVKQNHKTFIRIAIPMLFSEENKNIFTSEINAITNDALNMSPQGIIAALEGMKIREDYTSVYKSANFPIQMIIGKQDPALEYTSLIEQTKNTNVQLVEFPDGHMSHIENKEALITTLTNFAKKCN; this is encoded by the coding sequence ATGACATTTGCTTATAAAAACACAACTATTAACTTTACTTCAAACGGTACAGGTAAAACAATAGTTTTATTACACGGCTTTTTAGAAAATAGCACAATGTGGAATTCCATTTCTCAAGAAATTTCAAAAAAATACCGCATTATTTGCATCGATTTATTAGGACATGGAGCCTCTGAAAATCATGGTTATATTCATACAATGCAAGATCAAGCAGCAATGGTTATTGCCGTTTTAAAACACCTACGTATACGAAAATATATATTAGTTGGACACAGTATGGGTGGTTATATTGCCTTAGAAATTTGCAAATTAGTACCAAACAACATTAAAGGTTTATGTTTAATGAATTCCACAGCATTACCTGACTCTAAAGAAAAAAAAGCAAACAGAGATAGAGCAATTATTGCGGTAAAACAAAACCATAAAACATTTATTAGAATAGCAATACCAATGCTTTTTTCTGAAGAAAACAAAAATATTTTTACTTCAGAAATAAATGCAATAACTAATGATGCATTAAACATGTCTCCACAAGGAATTATTGCAGCCTTAGAAGGTATGAAAATAAGAGAAGATTATACTTCGGTTTATAAAAGTGCTAATTTTCCTATTCAAATGATTATTGGTAAACAAGATCCAGCTTTAGAATATACTTCTTTAATTGAACAAACAAAAAATACCAATGTACAGCTTGTTGAATTTCCGGATGGACATATGAGCCATATAGAAAATAAAGAAGCGTTAATTACAACTTTAACCAACTTTGCTAAAAAGTGCAATTAA